Proteins from one Parasteatoda tepidariorum isolate YZ-2023 chromosome 4, CAS_Ptep_4.0, whole genome shotgun sequence genomic window:
- the LOC107449407 gene encoding uncharacterized protein isoform X1: MLGGDGEIVCEESHVTSDDENATDSDEMEELSAEIQHSESSTTDEEDVDMLNSDDSVELSAEMEMKESSSSDVVDVVDVAIVDSGEVGELHTEVEPIESNMILDKEKVLIEGSDRSGQCWYFKIDLREKKLLAKSNKGFCYIVRRLFSGCFKRK; this comes from the exons ATGCTGGGAGGTGATGGTGAGATTGTGTGTGAGGAGTCACATGTGACTTCTGATGATGAGAATGCTACTGATAG CGATGAAATGGAAGAGCTGAGTGCTGAAATACAGCATTCTGAGTCATCAACAACTGATGAGGAAGATGTTGATATGTTGAATAG CGATGACTCGGTTGAGTTGAGCGCTGAAATGGAGATGAAAGAGTCATCTTCATCTGATGTTGTTGATGTTGTAGATGTTGCTATCGTGGATAG cggaGAAGTTGGAGAATTGCATACTGAAGTAGAACCAATAGAGTCAAACATGATTCTTGATAAAGAAAAGGTTCTTATAGAAGg TAGTGACAGAAGTGGCCAATGCTGGTACTTCAAGATTGATTTGAGAGAGAAGAAACTTCTGGCCAAGTCCAATAAAGGTTTCTGTTACATCGTGAGACGCCTATTTTCTGGGTGTTTCAAACGGAAATAA
- the LOC107449407 gene encoding uncharacterized protein isoform X2 — protein sequence MLGGDGEIVCEESHVTSDDENATDSDEMEELSAEIQHSESSTTDEEDVDMLNSDDSVELSAEMEMKESSSSDVVDVVDVAIVDSSDRSGQCWYFKIDLREKKLLAKSNKGFCYIVRRLFSGCFKRK from the exons ATGCTGGGAGGTGATGGTGAGATTGTGTGTGAGGAGTCACATGTGACTTCTGATGATGAGAATGCTACTGATAG CGATGAAATGGAAGAGCTGAGTGCTGAAATACAGCATTCTGAGTCATCAACAACTGATGAGGAAGATGTTGATATGTTGAATAG CGATGACTCGGTTGAGTTGAGCGCTGAAATGGAGATGAAAGAGTCATCTTCATCTGATGTTGTTGATGTTGTAGATGTTGCTATCGTGGATAG TAGTGACAGAAGTGGCCAATGCTGGTACTTCAAGATTGATTTGAGAGAGAAGAAACTTCTGGCCAAGTCCAATAAAGGTTTCTGTTACATCGTGAGACGCCTATTTTCTGGGTGTTTCAAACGGAAATAA